In the genome of Polaromonas vacuolata, the window CACTGGCGCAGGCTACAAGAACCTAAGCCAATCCACGCCAGTAGCAATCCAGACACGATCATAGATATAGGCCAAAGTGTGCATGTTGAACGTTGGCATGCAGACGGCACGGCAACTGTCAAATACCGCGGCGCCAATTGGACGGCTATTTTGCCCGCATCTGAATCAACCAACACTACCGGTGCTGACACCGAAAACGGTCATAAGACCGGCAACTTTCGAATCAAGGCTTTGCAAGGCAGTCGCTTGGTTCTGGAAAAAATCTAAACCTTGGCATTTCGTCACGTATTAGATAGTTTTAATTTAAGGAGATAGTTTATGGAAATTGCAATTGTCATCTTGGTCATTGCCTTTATTTTTATTGTGCGAAGCATCAAGGTAGTTCCTCAGCAAAACTCTTGGGTCGTAGAGCGTTTGGGAAAATACCATTCCTCACTCACACCAGGCCTGAACTTTCTGGTTCCCTTTATTGATAGCGTTGCCTATAAGCACAGCCTCAAAGAGATTCCGCTGGACGTTCCCAGCCAAGTCTGTATCACCAAAGACAACACGCAGTTGCAAGTCGATGGCATTTTGTATTTTCAAGTCACTGACCCAATGCGTGCTAGCTATGGCTCATCAAACTACCTTATCGCTGTCACGCAGCTAGCCCAGACATCGCTGCGCTCTGTGATCGGTAAACTCGAACTGGATAAAACCTTTGAAGAGCGCAACTTGATCAATGCCCAAGTAGTCGCCGCGATTGACGAGGCTGCGCTCAATTGGGGTGTGAAAGTTCTGCGCTACGAGATCAAAGACTTGACCCCGCCAAAAGAAATTTTGTTGGCAATGCAGTCGCAAATTACAGCTGAGCGTGAAAAACGCGCCCTGATTGCAGCTTCTGAAGGTCGCCGCCAAGAGCAAATCAATATTGCAACTGGCGAGCGCGAAGCATTCATTGCCCGCTCAGAAGGTGAAAAACTAGCCGCTATTAACAATGCAGAAGGTGAAGCCGCGGCGATTCTTGCAGTTGCAACCGCCAACGCACAAGCCATAGAACTGATCGCCTCTGCGATTAGCCAGCCAGGTGGTGAAAAAGCGGTGCAATTAAAGGTCGCAGAGCAAGCTGTCGAGGCCTACTCCAAAGTAGCCAAGGATGCCAAGACCACCTTGATAATACCGGGCAATATGACTGAAGTTTCCGCACTGGTCACCTCCGCCATGACCATGATAGGCAGCGTTGGCGGCAAGGCATAAATCTTTAAACGATAAGTTCGAATGACAACACTCAATGTTTTAGGCACAGAACTTGTGCCCTGCTCTTACGATCCGCTAACAGGCTATTTTCGGGACGGCTGTTGCACCACAGATGAAACAGACCAAGGTTCGCACTTGGTTTGCGTGCGGGTGACACAAGCGTTTTTAGAATTTTCTGCAGGACGCGGTAATGACCTCGTTACACCCAGGCCCGCTCACCGTTTTGCAGGACTTAAAGCCGGCGACCGCTGGTGCCTTTGCGCCAATCGCTGGATTGAAGCTTTGCAAGCGGGCATTGCGCCGCCTGTGGTGTTAGAGAGCACGCATCAAAAAACGCTGGAGTTCGTGGGTTTATCTGAGCTTGAAAAAAATCGATTTCAAGGTGTTGCTCAATAAGTAAGAGAAATTGGCAGATGTGAAGATTCTCACTGCTATACTTAGAGGCTAAGCGGAAGGGTGGATGAGCGGTTTAAGTCATACGCCTGGAAAGCGTACGTAGGGTTATACCTACCGCGGGTTCGAATCCCGCCTCTTCCGCCAAAAGTTAATAACTTCACGAGTTTTCCATGTGAGACTAAAAAACGCAAATTAGCCCAGAATTTCTGGGCTTTTTTGTGCCTGTTTGAAACGTGGTGGCACTGGTAAGCGTGTATAGGGTGATGCCTAGCACGGACTCAAACCCCGCCTCTTCCGCCAAATGTCAATAACCTCGCGAGTTTTCCACGTGAGACTAGAAAACGCAAATTAGCCCAGAATTTCTGGGCTAATTTGTGCCTGTTTGAAACGTGGTGGCACTGGTAAGCGTGCATAGGGTGATGCCTAGCACGGGTTAGAGTCCCGCCTCTTCCGCCAAAAGTTAATAACTTCACGAGTTTTCCATGTGAGACTAAAAACGCAAATTAGTCCAGAATTTCTGGGCTTTTTTGTGCCTGTTTGAAACCTAGTAGCACTGGTAAGCGTGCATAGGGTGATGCCTAGCACGGGCTCAAACCCCGCCTCTTCCGCCAAAAGTCAATGAATACATGAGATTCCACATGTAATCAAAAACGCAAATTAGCACAAAATCTCTGGGTTAATTTGTGCTCGCATCAAAAGAGATCGCACTAATAAGTGTGCATAGGGTTATTCCTAGGACGAGTTCGAACCCCACCTCTTCCGCCAAAAGTCAATGAATCTATGAGTCATCCACATGCATTCAAAAACGCAAACTAGCCCTGATGTGTTGAAGTGCTTCTCGTATTAATCCACCAACGCCGCATAAACCAAACTACGGAACAGCGGCCTGTAATACTCCCGCTGATTGGGGGCTTGGATCATCATCAGAGCAAATAAGTCTTGTGCTGGATCGACAAAGAAAGTGGTGCCAGCAATGCCGCCCCAGTAATACAAGCCTTGACTGCCTGGCACTGCAGCTAGGCCGCTGGCTAAACGTACTGCAAATCCTAAGCCAAATCCGTGTCCGGCTGGTAGCAACAGAGGTGATGCGCCGTGCGGATAAATTGGTAAGTTGCCTAGATGGTCGGCTGTCATAAAGTCCACCGTTTGCGGGCTTAATAGGCGTACTCCGCCCAACTCGCCGCGGTTGAGCATAAATTGTAAAAAGCGTGCGTAATCCATGGCCGTTGAGACCAATCCGCCGCCGCCAGACTCTAACAAAGTTCCGCTTGCGACGTCTTTGCGTACGTCAATTAGCATAGGTGGCGGGCCGCCATCTGGATCGCTTGCAAATGGTTCTGCAATACGGTGCTGCTGAGCCTGTGGCACTGAAAATGCGGTATCCACCATGCCCAATGGCATCAAAATTTGATGGCGCAAAAATGAACCCAATGTTTGTCCGCTGATGACTTCTACTAAACGCCCCAACACATCAGTGGCGCGGCTGTACTCCCAAGCCGTACCGGGTTCTAACTGCAAAGGCAATGATGCCAAGGTCTCAGAAAATTCGGCATTGGTGCGTTGGCGCGAACCGATGCGCGCCTCAGCGTACTGTTTTTGCACCGTTGAAGTTCCTAAAAACTCATAGGTTAAACCGGCAGTATGGCGCAGTAAGTCGTGCACAGTAGCTGGCTTGGCTACTGCGTGTAATTTAACTTTTTTCTTGCCTTCTTCGGTGCGAGCTACTTTTTGTTCGGCGTACTCCGGTAAATACTTTTCTATCGGGTCGGCCAGCAACACACGACCCTGTTCCATCAACATCATGATGGCCAACGAGACCAAGGGTTTAGTCATTGAGTAGATACGGAAAATCGATGCCTTATCCATGGGCTGCGCCGTCTGCGGATCTTGCTCACCCAGACTTTCAAACAGCGCGATCTTGCCGCGCCGTGACACCAGCACCACCGCGCCAGGCAATCGTTGATTGTCAATTTCGCCTTGCAGCGTGGTTAGCAAATCTGCGGCACGCTGTGGGCATATGCCGACTGTTGCTGGGTTTGCAGTGGGCAGCTTTTTGACGTTGGCGATTTTGTTCATCTTAGATGTGGCGGTTGTGAATGAATGATTTGTCATGATAGGCGGATATTCAAACTAAGTTTTGTCGCGCAAGTTGGGCCTATAGCTTTTCACTTTGCATCGGCACGCAATAGTCATAAGTAATGCGCTTTTCATCTGTTTGATATAGCGCGTTAATTGAGCGCGGAATCTCAATGCGCAAACCATGCGCCTTCAGTTGGCTGACTCGCCACTTGCGCAAGTAGCTTGTGCATTGCCGTTTCTGTGGGCTAAGGCTTGAGCGCTTAAAGACGACTCAAGCCGTCAGCGGTTTCAAATTCCCCAGCAAGGTGGGAATAAGTTCTGACACCGTGGGGTGGATATGCACGGCGCGTTGAATCACCGTGTAGGGCGCACCTGCTGTCATCACGTCGACAATGCAGTGGATCACCTCATCTGCCTCAATGCCTAGCAAAGCGGCACCCAAGATTTTTTTACTCTCAGCATCAACGATGACGCTCATCTCTCCTTGGGTTTCGCTGCGTTCACGGGCGCGCCCGACACGGGCCATGGACATTCGCCCCACCAAAGCGGGCTTGCCGGAAGCCAGTACTTCGCGTTCCGTCAATCCCACACGCGCTAGTGGTGGATCAATGAATAAAGCGTAAGTGGCAATCCGGTCATTGACTAAGCGCGGGTCTTTATCCAACAAGTTGGCCGCGACTATTTCAAAGTCGTTCCAAGCGGTATGGGTAAAAGCACCACGGCCATTGGCGTCGCCCATGGTCCAAATACCTTGGACGTTGGTGCGCAGTTGGTCATCAACCTCGATAAACCCGCGATCGTTGCTTTTCACACCGGCTAGGTCTAGCCCAAGGTCATCAGTATTTGGCTGGCGACCGACGGCTAACAATAAATGAGAGCCTGTCAGCTCTATCGGCTGGGCGTCAACATTTGCTGAGACAAAAACACCGTTAGCGTGCTTAGCAATGTGTAAGTCAGCGACATTGAGGTGAACCGCTATGCCTTCGTTTTGAAGAACTTCTTGCACCGCTAATGAGACCGCCGCATCTTCCCGAGCAATTAAGCGCGGACCCATTTCAAGTACTGTGACTTGGCTACCAAAACGCCGATACATCTGGGCGAACTCC includes:
- a CDS encoding NfeD family protein, translated to MEQSTIWWLLTGTLIVVELATGTFYLLMMAVGIAAAAIAAHLGLSVIEQIITAAVVGGGAVALWHWRRLQEPKPIHASSNPDTIIDIGQSVHVERWHADGTATVKYRGANWTAILPASESTNTTGADTENGHKTGNFRIKALQGSRLVLEKI
- a CDS encoding SPFH domain-containing protein: MEIAIVILVIAFIFIVRSIKVVPQQNSWVVERLGKYHSSLTPGLNFLVPFIDSVAYKHSLKEIPLDVPSQVCITKDNTQLQVDGILYFQVTDPMRASYGSSNYLIAVTQLAQTSLRSVIGKLELDKTFEERNLINAQVVAAIDEAALNWGVKVLRYEIKDLTPPKEILLAMQSQITAEREKRALIAASEGRRQEQINIATGEREAFIARSEGEKLAAINNAEGEAAAILAVATANAQAIELIASAISQPGGEKAVQLKVAEQAVEAYSKVAKDAKTTLIIPGNMTEVSALVTSAMTMIGSVGGKA
- a CDS encoding DUF2237 family protein, which translates into the protein MTTLNVLGTELVPCSYDPLTGYFRDGCCTTDETDQGSHLVCVRVTQAFLEFSAGRGNDLVTPRPAHRFAGLKAGDRWCLCANRWIEALQAGIAPPVVLESTHQKTLEFVGLSELEKNRFQGVAQ
- a CDS encoding serine hydrolase domain-containing protein, which codes for MTNHSFTTATSKMNKIANVKKLPTANPATVGICPQRAADLLTTLQGEIDNQRLPGAVVLVSRRGKIALFESLGEQDPQTAQPMDKASIFRIYSMTKPLVSLAIMMLMEQGRVLLADPIEKYLPEYAEQKVARTEEGKKKVKLHAVAKPATVHDLLRHTAGLTYEFLGTSTVQKQYAEARIGSRQRTNAEFSETLASLPLQLEPGTAWEYSRATDVLGRLVEVISGQTLGSFLRHQILMPLGMVDTAFSVPQAQQHRIAEPFASDPDGGPPPMLIDVRKDVASGTLLESGGGGLVSTAMDYARFLQFMLNRGELGGVRLLSPQTVDFMTADHLGNLPIYPHGASPLLLPAGHGFGLGFAVRLASGLAAVPGSQGLYYWGGIAGTTFFVDPAQDLFALMMIQAPNQREYYRPLFRSLVYAALVD
- a CDS encoding FAD-containing oxidoreductase gives rise to the protein MQNFDSVVIGAGQAGPALAVRLAQSGRKTAIIERKLMGGTCVNVGCTPTKTLIASARAAHVARHASEFGVMISGPIEVDMQRVKARKDAVVKQSNQGLTDWLKSTPNLEIIEGHARFESANTIKVNQALLQAKEIFINVGGRPSVPKIDGLADVKFFTSSSILDIDYLPRHLIIIGGSYIGLEFAQMYRRFGSQVTVLEMGPRLIAREDAAVSLAVQEVLQNEGIAVHLNVADLHIAKHANGVFVSANVDAQPIELTGSHLLLAVGRQPNTDDLGLDLAGVKSNDRGFIEVDDQLRTNVQGIWTMGDANGRGAFTHTAWNDFEIVAANLLDKDPRLVNDRIATYALFIDPPLARVGLTEREVLASGKPALVGRMSMARVGRARERSETQGEMSVIVDAESKKILGAALLGIEADEVIHCIVDVMTAGAPYTVIQRAVHIHPTVSELIPTLLGNLKPLTA